In Salvelinus alpinus chromosome 30, SLU_Salpinus.1, whole genome shotgun sequence, a single genomic region encodes these proteins:
- the LOC139560648 gene encoding sal-like protein 2 has translation MSRRKQKRPQQLMSPLPAASPILEHDDQLAVKSFSFPLTTDSSSSSSSFSPQSYHPPLAQGPNFGGLHTPSLPSEGSPLSRSPCQPTPCPISFADPQSSLSPDFPDPSLSSQTVLSLPDLTSTSPSSQTHPPRSLMASPKLGVSATTTSSSSSSASLCPPPHPGSPSPVPEGPPSPVTPSPSPGTASAPPPRAHLSIAVILEELRVLQQRQIHQMQMTEEICRQVLRLGGASCALEVPQILLPPLPQLCLEGSERTSSPPQPTPTQPPNTVAPLLACFSTLLPPQPASKPSKPSHSLSHVLRPHKPQMEGAGGATGSYLYPGTSVRPSSSSSSSSASSAISTMASSNYPLALSLALPTRFLHEKSPNTTLTSGHSGLSFLTPPLPTTASMAPPSSQEPHLSVSSAGSSSSSLGRLQHACRFCGKLFSSDSSLQIHLRSHTGERPYQCPVCLSRFTTRGNLKVHFLRHREQNPELSLSLLPPSLFGMGMGPVGGSEPQGQPMSSTGLSVSAAQAQRRRKRRAEDDPYGDGMEVDGAGGGFSLGVSTSAPPSSLPLPPSVDLALISTAHSLLRLNQAAAAAAAASISSAASSLTSSSSSSASSSLASSHLSVPSSAASAIAGFFKGAKQQCFDENTPPHLPMMSHSAYSQLAHLPKLLFPSGSPHHHPALGLLRPPPPAPGSSHLSSTHSQLSFPFSHYPKAQAFTTSTSSSTPSSDTSKLQRLVEKLEKEPPTSSPWASSSGETSHSSMASAGLFSSGLMGASTSSTYVMASPSSSTHVPTSVSNFTREMVAALGMSANGGSALAGAILPGLGIMSTSSLASNQCGVCLRVLSCPRALRLHQATHLGERPFPCKLCGRSFSTKGSLRSHLATHRARPPNSRAQNSCPLCQRKFTNALVLQHHIRMHLGGQLPPEGAPESLSEPIAEPDAIFQSQPQPNDTFNVSTESFTAASGSQSKSSAASTHIQTLVGGSAPISVSVTSPACVGEPSRSHSSSPDLIPPSDLSPDPFLNPTSHTPPPGSADPPVLCVSVPSPPPALGDSSSPVSDGKHAELLDTTIDTPASKTSPAHTSSSVLKTTPLSSLMMSDCLLGENSLPLDVFFPGPRSNLEDLLSTPTLGAPVAHPSPAPSFTSVLSPEYPKTYLAPTLDPEQPTKPNTPEPTEEDGVETSPPAAPKQAPVLDMDHRMATLSETTETGNTEAGDVPQKAVAYTRETRLGAYLSSHGKEDGMGGVRDRLEGPVPISLAPTLPPPMSRPEKKTYSCVECGKEYASRSGLKGHMKHHGGVVKAIRPPVRSGRSASERLPANTPTTSSTPPATRSNVGFWNQYQAFLNTSNDPADDPAQGPTCGSQGEDGEMPRLAESPVRSQLSKEPTTGRGSGEGSDEGPTLESM, from the exons ATGTCTCGTCGGAAACAGAAACGACCCCAGCAGCTCATGAGCCCGCTCCCTGCCGCCTCTCCAATACTAGAGCATG ATGACCAGTTGGCAGTGAAGTCATTTTCCTTTCCTTTGACCAcagactcctcctcctcttcatcttccttctctcctcagaGCTACCACCCCCCACTGGCTCAAGGTCCCAACTTCGGGGGGCTTCACACCCCCTCTCTACCAAGCGAGGGCTCCCCCCTCTCCCGCTCCCCCTGCCAGCCCACTCCCTGCCCCATCTCCTTCGCAGACCCccagtcctccctctcccctgacTTCCCcgatccctccctctcctcccagacAGTCCTGAGCCTCCCCGACCTCACCTCCACGTCACCTTCCAGTCAGACCCACCCTCCCCGCTCTCTCATGGCCTCTCCCAAGCTAGGCGTGTCAGCCactaccacctcctcctcctcttcatcagccTCCCTCTGCCCCCCGCCCCACCCTGGCAGCCCTAGCCCCGTTCCAGAGGGCCCCCCCAGCCCCGTGACGCCCTCCCCAAGCCCGGGCACTGCCTCTGCCCCTCCACCCCGTGCCCACCTTAGCATTGCAGTGATCCTGGAAGAGCTGCGGGTGCTGCAGCAGAGGCAAATCCACCAGATGCAGATGACGGAGGAGATCTGCAGGCAGGTGCTGCGGCTGGGTGGGGCCTCCTGTGCCCTGGAGGTGCCCCAGATCCTCCTGCCTCCTCTGCCCCAGCTCTGTCTAGAGGGCAGTGAGAGGACCTCCAGTCCTCCCCAGCCTACACCCACTCAGCCTCCTAACACTGTAGCCCCTCTCCTGGCCTGCttctccaccctgctccctccccagcctgcctccaagCCCTCCAAGCCCAGCCACAGCCTGTCCCATGTCCTGCGTCCACACAAGCCTCAGATGGAGGGTGCAGGAGGGGCTACTGGGTCTTATCTTTACCCTGGGACCAGTGTccgcccttcctcctcctcctcttcctcctctgcctCGTCTGCCATCTCCACCATGGCTTCCTCCAACTACCCCCTGGCCCTCTCCCTGGCCTTGCCCACTCGTTTCCTCCATGAGAAATCCCCCAACACCACCTTAACCAGTGGCCACAGTGGTCTGTCCTTCCTCACCCCGCCCCTGCCCACCACTGCCTCTATGGCACCTCCCTCCTCTCAGGAGCcccacctgtctgtctcctcagcgGGGTCCTCGTCCTCCTCCCTGGGGCGTCTGCAGCATGCCTGTCGGTTCTGtgggaagctgttcagcagtgaCTCGTCCCTGCAGATCCACCTGCGCTCCCACACGGGTGAGAGGCCCTACCAGTGCCCTGTCTGCCTCAGCCGCTTCACCACCCGCGGCAACCTCAAGGTGCACTTCCTCCGCCACCGCGAGCAGAACCCAgagctctcgctctccctcctccccccctccctatTTGGAATGGGTATGGGACCAGTGGGGGGGTCTGAGCCCCAGGGTCAGCCAATGAGCAGCACTGGTCTGAGCGTAAGCGCAGCGCAGGCTCAGAGGCGTCGTAAACGGCGAGCTGAGGATGACCCGTATGGAGACGGTATGGAGGTGGATGGTGCCGGAGGGGGCTTTTCTCTGGGGGTGTCCACCAGTGCTCCCCCCTCTTCACTTCCCCTGCCCCCCAGTGTGGACCTGGCCCTCATCTCCACCGCCCACTCCCTCCTGCGGCTCAACCAAGCCGCTGCTGCAGCTGCCGCTGCCTCCATATCCTCTGCTGCTTCCTCACtcacatcctcttcttcctcctctgcgTCCTCCTCCCTcgcctcctctcacctctctgttcCCTCCTCGGCCGCCTCCGCCATTGCTGGGTTCTTTAAAGGGGCCAAGCAGCAGTGCTTTGATGAGAACACGCCCCCTCACCTTCCCATGATGTCTCACTCTGCTTACTCCCAGCTGGCCCACCTCCCTAAACTCCTCTTCCCCTCTGGTTCCCCCCACCATCACCCTGCCTTGGGCCTACTCCGCCCTCCACCCCCTGCTCCAGGCTCTTCCCACCTCTCCTCCACCCACTCTCAGCTCTCCTTCCCCTTCTCCCACTACCCCAAAGCCCAGGCcttcaccacctccacctcctcctccactccttcctcagACACCTCCAAGCTGCAGCGGCTGGTGGAAAAGCTGGAGAAGGAgcctcccacctcctctccctgGGCCTCCTCCTCAGGGGAGACCTCTCACAGCAGCATGGCCTCCGCTGGGTTGTTCAGCAGCGGCCTCATGGGTGCTAGTACCTCCAGCACCTACGTGATGGCCTCACCATCATCCTCCACCCACGTCCCCACCTCTGTCTCCAACTTCACCAGAGAGATGGTGGCCGCTCTGGGCATGAGTGCCAACGGGGGCAGCGCTCTGGCAGGCGCCATTCTCCCCGGCCTGGGCATCATGAGCACTAGCTCCCTGGCCTCCAACCAGTGTGGGGTATGTCTACGTGTGCTGAGCTGCCCCAGGGCACTGCGTCTGCACCAGGCCACCCACCTGGGTGAGCGCCCCTTCCCCTGTAAACTGTGTGGACGCTCCTTCTCCACCAAGGGCAGCCTGCGGTCCCACCTGGCCACCCACCGTGCCCGCCCGCCCAACTCCCGCGCCCAAAACTCCTGCCCACTGTGCCAGCGCAAGTTCACCAACGCACTGGTGCTGCAACACCACATCCGCATGCACCTGGGAGGGCAGCTGCCACCGGAGGGCGCTCCGGAGTCTCTGTCAGAGCCAATAGCAGAGCCAGACGCTATAttccagtcccagccccagcccaatgACACCTTCAATGTTTCTACTGAGAGCTTCACTGCAGCCTCAGGCAGCCAGTCAAAGAGCTCAGCAGCGTCCACCCACATTCAAACCCTAGTAGGAGGCTCTGCCCCCATATCCGTCAGTGTGACATCACCAGCGTGTGTCGGGGAGCCAAGCAGATCTCACTCCTCCAGCCCCGACCTGATCCCGCCCTCTGACCTCAGCCCTGACCCTTTCCTAAACCCCACCTCACATACCCCTCCGCCTGGCAGCGCCGACCCCCCGGTCCTGTGTGTCAGCGTGCCCTCCCCACCTCCAGCCCTGGGCGACTCAAGCTCCCCAGTCAGTGATGGCAAACATGCGGAACTCCTTGATACAACCATTGATACTCCAGCCAGTAAGACAAGCCCTGCTCACACTTCCTCCAGTGTTCTCAAAACCACCCCCTTGTCCAGTCTCATGATGTCAGACTGTCTATTGGGTGAGAATTCCCTTCCTCTCGATGTCTTCTTCCCTGGCCCAAGATCAAACCTGGAAGATCTACTGAGCACTCCAACACTTGGTGCCCCAGTAGCACACCCTAGCCCAGCCCCCTCCTTTACCTCTGTCCTTAGCCCAGAGTACCCTAAAACCTACCTAGCACCCACACTAGACCCTGAACAGCctactaaacccaacaccccagAGCCCACAGAGGAAGACGGGGTTGAAACCTCCCCACCTGCAGCACCAAAGCAAGCCCCTGTGCTTGATATGGACCACAGAATGGCAACACTGTCAGAGACTACAGAGACAGGCAACACTGAGGCTGGGGATGTTCCCCAGAAAGCTGTCGCCTACACCAGGGAGACGAGGCTGGGGGCGTACCTCAGCTCCCATGGGAAGGAGGATGGGATGGGTGGTGTCAGAGACCGACTGGAAGGCCCTGTTCCAATCAGTCTGGctcccactctcccccctcccatGTCTCGCCCTGAGAAGAAGACCTACAGCTGTGTCGAGTGTGGGAAAGAGTATGCCAGCCGCAGTGGACTGAAG GGACACATGAAGCATCATGGAGGGGTTGTCAAGGCAATACGTCCCCCTGTACGGAGCGGTCGCTCAGCGTCTGAGCGACTTCCTGCTAACACACCTACAACGTCCTCCACCCCGCCAGCCACCAGGAGCAACGTGGGCTTCTGGAACCAGTACCAAGCCTTCCTCAACACCAGCAACGACCCGGCAGACGACCCAGCACAAGGCCCGACCTGTGGCAGCCaaggagaggatggggagatgCCCCGATTGGCTGAATCTCCTGTTAGATCCCAACTGTCAAAGGAGCCGACCACTGGGAGGGGCTCAGGGGAGGGGTCTGATGAAGGGCCTACTCTAGAGTCAATGTGA